The proteins below are encoded in one region of Thermoplasmata archaeon:
- a CDS encoding biotin transporter BioY, translating to MDACGFAEAYRRRRLQALEWRNSLGVEHRLLLSLGFALLTALAAQVRVYTPLTPVPFTLQVMTVLMAGALLGRYYGGVSMLIYLALGAFGLPVFAGWRGGAEVIAGATGGYLIGFVLAAFAIGWIVDGTAWGRSSSGILLAMLAGVLLIYLTAFFSLVFALGWPPPQAFALGIAPFIGVDIAKALAAAGVSRAVLPGVGKASG from the coding sequence ATGGATGCATGTGGCTTTGCGGAGGCGTATAGGCGCAGGAGGCTTCAGGCGCTCGAGTGGAGGAACTCCCTCGGGGTGGAGCACAGGCTCCTACTCTCGCTCGGCTTCGCCCTCTTGACCGCGCTCGCGGCGCAGGTCAGGGTCTACACCCCTCTCACGCCGGTGCCCTTCACCCTTCAGGTTATGACGGTCCTGATGGCAGGGGCGCTGCTGGGGAGATACTACGGCGGAGTGAGCATGTTGATCTATCTCGCTCTCGGAGCGTTTGGACTCCCGGTTTTCGCAGGCTGGAGGGGCGGAGCGGAAGTCATCGCCGGAGCCACCGGCGGCTACCTGATTGGCTTCGTTCTGGCGGCCTTCGCGATTGGATGGATTGTGGACGGAACGGCCTGGGGTAGGAGTAGCAGTGGAATACTCCTTGCAATGCTCGCTGGTGTTTTGCTCATATATCTGACCGCTTTCTTCAGTCTGGTCTTCGCTCTGGGTTGGCCTCCCCCTCAGGCGTTCGCGCTCGGGATTGCTCCATTCATCGGCGTTGACATCGCGAAGGCGCTCGCGGCCGCCGGGGTGTCAAGGGCTGTTTTGCCGGGCGTGGGTAAAGCTTCTGGCTGA
- a CDS encoding acetyl-CoA carboxylase biotin carboxylase subunit: MPREDGLLNKILVANRGEIAIRVMRACKELGIATVAVYSEADQTALFVRYADEAHLLGPPPARESYLKMDKIIDIALKTGAEGIHPGYGFLAENPEFSALCKKNGIEFIGPTAEAILALGDKAISKNTMRSKGVPVVPGTPDGIDDIKAAMDIAESVGFPVILKASAGGGGIGMRIVHKKEDLPGAIEATQRIALSSFGNPKVLLEKYLEEPRHIEFQIIADKKGNTIHVNERECSVQRRHQKLIEETPSCAVTPEIREKMGKAAVTAARAVNYTNAGTVEFMFSKGNFYFLEVNTRLQVEHPITELITGIDLVKEQIRVASGLELQYKQEDVVGRGAAMECRINAEDPLNNFLPAPGKIFKYAEPGGIGIRVDSGVYSGFTIPPFYDSLIAKLCAWGRNREECIRRMRRALWEFQITGVKTNIPFHEVVLNNPNFLAGCYNTNFIEKENILTQVQEYVRTRKGAAQEQKVAAISAAMSAVMAGITAQQGQSREEKGG; encoded by the coding sequence TTGCCGAGGGAGGACGGTCTCCTGAACAAGATTCTCGTCGCGAACAGAGGCGAGATAGCGATACGTGTGATGAGGGCATGCAAGGAGCTCGGCATCGCCACGGTGGCGGTTTATTCTGAGGCCGACCAGACCGCCTTATTCGTCCGCTATGCAGATGAAGCCCACCTCCTCGGCCCCCCTCCCGCGCGCGAGAGCTATCTGAAGATGGACAAAATAATTGATATCGCCCTCAAGACCGGCGCCGAGGGGATACATCCCGGTTACGGCTTCCTCGCTGAGAATCCTGAGTTCTCAGCCCTCTGCAAAAAGAACGGCATAGAGTTCATAGGCCCGACAGCAGAGGCGATTCTGGCCCTTGGCGACAAGGCGATATCTAAGAACACGATGAGGTCCAAGGGGGTCCCGGTGGTCCCCGGCACGCCCGATGGAATAGACGACATAAAAGCGGCGATGGACATCGCGGAGAGCGTCGGGTTCCCCGTGATTCTTAAGGCCTCGGCCGGGGGCGGCGGAATAGGTATGAGAATCGTGCACAAAAAAGAAGACCTCCCCGGAGCAATTGAAGCGACGCAAAGAATCGCCCTCTCGTCCTTCGGCAACCCGAAGGTGCTTTTGGAGAAGTATCTAGAGGAACCCAGGCACATCGAGTTCCAGATAATCGCGGACAAGAAGGGGAACACGATCCACGTTAACGAGCGCGAGTGCTCTGTCCAGAGGAGGCATCAGAAGCTAATTGAGGAGACCCCATCATGCGCGGTGACGCCCGAGATTCGAGAGAAAATGGGCAAGGCCGCGGTCACGGCGGCGAGGGCGGTGAACTACACGAACGCCGGCACTGTTGAGTTCATGTTCTCGAAGGGGAATTTCTATTTCCTAGAGGTTAACACGCGTCTTCAGGTCGAGCACCCGATAACCGAGCTGATAACGGGCATAGATTTGGTCAAGGAGCAGATAAGGGTCGCATCGGGGCTGGAGCTCCAATACAAACAGGAGGACGTCGTGGGAAGAGGGGCGGCGATGGAATGCAGAATCAACGCCGAGGACCCCCTGAACAACTTCCTTCCAGCGCCGGGGAAGATATTCAAGTACGCCGAGCCGGGCGGCATCGGAATACGGGTCGACAGCGGGGTCTACAGCGGCTTCACCATTCCCCCGTTCTATGACTCGCTGATCGCTAAGCTGTGTGCGTGGGGCAGAAACCGGGAGGAGTGCATCCGGAGGATGAGGCGTGCGCTCTGGGAGTTCCAGATCACCGGTGTTAAGACGAATATACCCTTCCATGAGGTGGTGCTGAACAACCCCAATTTCCTCGCCGGCTGCTACAACACCAACTTTATCGAGAAAGAGAATATCCTGACGCAGGTTCAGGAGTACGTGAGGACTAGAAAAGGCGCAGCTCAGGAGCAGAAGGTGGCGGCAATATCCGCCGCGATGAGTGCGGTGATGGCTGGCATCACAGCCCAGCAAGGCCAGAGCAGGGAGGAGAAAGGAGGCTGA
- a CDS encoding biotin--[acetyl-CoA-carboxylase] ligase, which translates to MSRAEPRTRILRFDSLESTNKKARELAEAGEPEGTVVVARTQTGGRGRLGRAWVSPPGGLWFSVVLKPRVPPAQVPVLGLLTGVAVARALKGLYRLESRLKWPNDVLIQGKKVCGVLTELSVRGEILDHVIVGVGINASFPLALLPSELWTRATTIQELLGRTIELEPLLYRVVEELDKRYLEFVGGKTGGILEEWRALSETLGRKVRVDTLEEVVEGLAEEIDASGALLIRTAKGPVRVIAGDCVHLE; encoded by the coding sequence GTGAGCAGAGCGGAGCCAAGAACGAGAATTCTGAGGTTCGACTCCCTTGAGTCAACGAACAAGAAAGCGCGGGAACTCGCGGAGGCCGGGGAGCCCGAGGGCACCGTGGTGGTGGCGCGAACCCAGACCGGGGGCCGGGGACGCTTGGGGCGCGCCTGGGTCTCGCCGCCGGGGGGCCTATGGTTCTCTGTGGTTCTTAAACCACGGGTTCCCCCCGCTCAAGTCCCGGTGCTCGGCCTGCTGACAGGGGTCGCGGTCGCGAGGGCGCTTAAGGGGCTCTACAGGCTGGAGTCCCGCCTCAAATGGCCCAACGACGTTCTAATTCAAGGAAAGAAGGTCTGCGGGGTCCTGACCGAACTCTCCGTCCGCGGAGAGATATTGGATCATGTCATTGTCGGCGTCGGGATCAACGCCTCCTTCCCCTTAGCCCTCCTCCCCAGTGAGCTCTGGACCCGCGCAACAACGATTCAGGAGTTGCTCGGTCGAACTATCGAGCTCGAGCCCCTGCTATACAGGGTTGTTGAGGAGCTGGACAAAAGGTATCTGGAATTCGTAGGAGGGAAAACGGGAGGCATTCTGGAAGAGTGGCGCGCCCTCTCGGAGACTCTGGGTAGGAAGGTACGTGTCGATACGCTCGAAGAGGTAGTCGAGGGGCTGGCGGAGGAAATAGACGCGAGCGGCGCGCTCTTGATAAGGACGGCGAAGGGCCCAGTGAGGGTTATCGCTGGGGACTGCGTGCATCTTGAGTAA